Part of the Vigna unguiculata cultivar IT97K-499-35 chromosome 3, ASM411807v1, whole genome shotgun sequence genome, TTACATCAAGCCTATATTCACCTTCCAAAGCTTCAAGGAGGCCTTGTGGAACCAAAATAGCATGAATCTTCGATTGTTAGAATCCAAAATCATTCAAACTAGTGAATTTCTTAGCCTCATACTTTACAAAAGTCATGAGGATTAAATCCAGGCTCACTACGTCAATTTATTGTGAAATAGCTCTTAGTAAACTCACTACAAAGCATCtatttgataatgttaattttcaCCATTTTTATTAGTCATTTTACATTAGTCCTCACTTTGATATTGTTTTGTAAGTAGCTAGATATTTGGTTACTCTAATTTAATTATTCCATTAATCCCCATTATCTTTTGTTTAATAATTGAATAGGAAGTACTTAGGTTAGGCGAAATAAGATTGGAATTCAAGGAAGTGTAGAAGGTCAAAGCTGGAAATTCTACATTGTGGTTGAGCACCATTTATATAAGGCTAAGCACCAACTCCTAATGGCAACCAACGTTAGGCGCCACTCATACGATGTTCAGCGTCATCTTCTAGTGCTCACTTGCGTTGGGCAGGCCTGGATTGGCGTTGAGCGCCACTAGGACAAGTCTTCAACCCTTACCTTTATGGACCTATACCCAACATGAGAAGGATTGTGTTTGGTGGTGTTTTTGTTGATGTGCCAATTTTGGGTTATTTCCCCTTGCTTCTTCGAGAGAGAAGGAGCTTTTGGTGGTTTTTGGTACAAGAAAAATGCAAACAACATACAAATAATTACATACGGATTTTGATCCTATATAACTCAGTTGTTACATTACGAATCTGGAAAATCTAGTTACATACGGATTTGTCCGTAGGTAATGAGAAATAAATTTCTTATCGATTTTTCGTATGTAACATTCGTATGTAATTTTGGCATGTTAGGTCGGGGGCTTTTGTGAAAGATATTATTCGTAGGTAATGATAGAAAATTAGTAggtaaataaaaagttttactTACTGATTTTACATACAGatctaaaaacaattaattattaaaaattaaaacccaAAATATGTTTACATTCTCTCCTGCTCATGACACTCTCGTGTTCCCTCCCTCAAATGAGACTTGCTCACACTCATAGAGAAGAGCGTCTTTCACATTTACTCGTTCACCATCGTTCAATTTTTTGTTCagtcttcttctttcttcaaaAAACACATTTTGGAGAGTTTGGGTGGTTGCTAGGGATTTTAGTAACATCACTTTTATCCTCCTTGgatattcatcttcttccattattcatctttcatatcatttctaatctttttcacATCCTAAGTGTTTAATAAACTttcaaaagtgtttttttttcatagttttaATTACTTAAACATCAGTACAAATTATGACACCATTCTTTGTCTAAATTAGTTATTTGTTACAAATATTATCGTGTATTGAACAAGtcctttataaaaataagaaaataataaatatttattagttgATATTGTACAATTGGTGCACTTGCCGATGAATAAATCATGCTAACACTACCAAATGACAAAAATAGTGAGAATCCATAATTGAAACAGGAAGAaggtaaacaaaagaaaaatcaaagaaTCACACATAAAATTAATGAGGCTCAAATGAGGTGTCATTGAAATTCAATCTAAGTCCAAGACAAAAATTTACTATGATCAAATATTATAggcatttttgtattttggggtttatttgaatttaaatttgtaaaaataggttcgctaattttttttttttgcaaaatagggTTAACTTGTCAGGGTGGAGGACAACATTataagtgaagtcgtcctctaccctactggttttttttttttttcaaaagtaaaatcATGATGGAGAAGACCGGTTTCTGTTTATTGTCAAAAAAGTGAAGTAATCCTCGCATACGACAACTTCACTTTTCACTTTGTTTATATATTACCAAAATACAAGCTTTTGATATCTTTATGGTTTAATGTGTTTTAATAAACGAgtaatatacatttattttaaatttaaataaactgattcaattcaatttatGATTGACCTAGTTGCTTTTGGAGTGGGGGATTTTGACAGGAGTAGCAGTGGTTTGAGAAAGTTAACATAATTGCATGCGGGAAGATGCATGTTGGTGAAAATTAAATGCAGGGGACAGGTTTCCTATGGGTGCACCTGCGCTGATGATGTCTCCACAAGCGAAATACATTATTGATGTCAGATGAAAGttttagtaatatatattaaaaaaattgaaaagtgaagtcgtcatgtaAAAGGACAACTTTACTTTTTGACAGAAATCGACTTTCTAGAGTatgatttcattttttgaaaaaaaaaaaagaaaaagaaaccgGTAGGATGGAGGACaacttcacctttaatgtcgtTCTCCACCCTAACGACTTGAccctattttacaaaaaaaaaaaatcaacaaacctatttttacaaatttaaattcaaatggaccccgaaataaaaaaataaaaaaaccaataTTATAACTTGAAGTTTTTCcctcaataattttttttttgttcaactCTCAGATTCTTATTATTACAGTTGAACAACTCTTaattaacaacaaaatttgtcaatgcatattcttatttatatgacataactattttagttaactttcataaaatacGCTTAAACGAGAGAGGACACACATGAACAATTATTTCCACGATTGGCCTAACACGTCATTCAAAAAACTAATCTTTGTAAACAATAAGAGACAATGCAAGAAGACACAAACGTTCTAGTCGACAATTTGGAGCATCTAGAGTGTTATAAAACTTTATTGAATCAATCTTCAAATTGGTCTATTACATGAAACTTTTATATGAAGGTGTTTTTTTCAGTGATGCACCGATATGCAGCTATCATTATGACATGAAGAGCATGATAAAGAAACAATGGTGAGGTCCATACATAACTTTATTCCCTCATTATTATGTGAAGGGAATTTCTGTGTAGATTACCTTGCTATATGGAGGGTCAAAAATGGCTTCATAGATACTGAACTTCCACTTGCTGCAACCGGATCTATCTGTCGTTTATTAGATTCTAGAGTTTTGTTTGTcattttattaactattttcTACCAAAAAAGTTAAGTTTACAATCTAAAAAATGACTCTCATGTTTGCATGTTATGTACTTCTTCTCCCTTCTTTTTTCCTATTTCTCTTTAGtgaatatacatataaattttggCAATTATTGGACCTACCGAGCAATTAATAAACGTTCTGCAAGGATAGTGATAAGTTTAATCTGTGTATATGGAAAAATTGGGATTCATTGGTGCTGATTTTGTACTATTCTGTTTTCTCTCTcttaatttgttatttaatacataatatGTATAGaaatactatttattttgtatattaacggtgttaattatgtgtcacatgtcaacacgtagtttttttaattttttttttaattttttttttaaaaaattaattttaatttaattttaatttatttttataattttttaaaaaaaattaaatactgtagtttttttaattttttttttaattttttttaaaaaaaaataattttaatttaatttttaatttatttttataatttttttaaaaaaatttaaaactgccacgtgtcaatctgatATTATGCCACATGGCAGACACaatgtgatgtggcagtgacagtgccatgtgtcactattggatgtgaaaaatCTCAATGTAGTccatgtatttgttattttgtctcaatttggtcccaattttttttaaattgaatcaatttcatccctgtatcaaatttaatttttatataaattttacaatggtacttttattatatttgatatttttaacaaatttaagtttatttaaatgtatattttgcactgatatttatttatattttgtttgaaatatttatatatctataatttatacataaatgtttttttttaattttatatttgaatttataaagtttttatttttaaagcaactctaacatttgtctataaattattgatatataaatatttgaaacaatatttaaataaagttcaatgcaaaatatgcatttaaataaacttaattttgttaaaaatatcgaTTACAAtcaaaataccattgtaaaatttatataaaaattaaatttgatatagggatgaaattgattcaattttaaaaaaattgggaccaaattgagacaaaataacaaatacaaggactacattgagatttttcatatccaatagtgacacgtgacactgcCACTACCACATCACAGTGTCTTTGCCACGTAGCACAATGtcaaattgacatgtgacaattttaactttttaaaaaaaattaaaaaaaattaataaaaaaatcaaaaaatcacgtgctgacacatgacacataattaacacCGTTACTGTACAACTAACGGAAAAGAACTGATTGtaatgaattttcaaaaatagggactcaattgagtcaaataaaaatggggggacctacttgagatttcgctacaaaaatggggacctcTGGAATGATatcaatgttttaaaatttggtagtgtaacgtcccatttaaataataatataattaaattaaacattacaCAGAATAATATAGTAAGCAAGGACCTGGAGTATAAACGCTACTCTCTATAGTTATCCCAGAATGAACTAGGGTACACCACGATGCCAGTGACAAAGTATAATAAGGGATcaacaatatttcaaaataaagccCAATGAAAAgataatacatgggccatagccctaaaagAAAACTCAGATGAGCGGAATCCAGCCCAGATAGGCTATGCAGTGGAACCTCCATCATCTTGATGACCACGGGGAGTTCttgcatctgctcacatcaataaattgatgatcatcgtaaaaggagaaaaccacacacaggAACACAAACAAgtagaaagggtaagctagagtagaaaatgattttatcatacaattgcatACATTTTCATAGTCCAagatacatacatcaaccaagcatgtgatgACTCGcacacaatacactaagactcatgACACgacttatccggatacatataattagtcggattcagcggatgattgcacttgtggtggcctttactactctaccgagctaattgttacCGTATTTCATCcctcacgcacaaggttagccttaaaGTGTTTCAGGGCTCCTACTACTCtaaccacttgagtcagtacgctctacgttagattaactgactctttagagtgtcaggatgcaatccttaccttgaatccttactaaattatataaatgaagcaccaccatgaactcccactaaaaggggtcatggaattacgtcctgaccaaatgaggcaccaccatgagatctcacctagagattcatagAATTACgccctgaccaatgaggcaacACCACGAAACTATTgtgaaattacgtcctaaccatacTAACATCATATTTCATCAATTAATATAGAATCATTTCTCATGCCAATTCCATGCCactttcataaccaaccattcCATACTtgtcacatgccaagatcatgttAAACTTATCCATCATAGACCATAAGTCATTTCACTCATACATATCCacccaattcatgttttaacaGAGCAATATAATCAAAACCAGTGGCAAACATTCAAGAACAGAGAAGAAAACAGGTCCTGGCACATTCTCGCCCagacctcgctcaggctgaaaggcctcgctcaggcgagaggggtctctcgctcaggcgagttcccttcgcctaggcgagaactcAAAAAAGGGAACAGTGGTGCTATCgcgttctctcgcttaggcgacagCTCGCTCAAGACTGAAGCTTGTTGCTTGAGCAACAGCTTGCGCAACACCTGAAAGGGTTTTTTGATACTCTCGGTTAGGCGAGACCCactcgcttgggtgagattaTCATATTTCCTCCACTGTTCACGCAAGCCAACATACAGTTTCGTCTATAGCAATGCACAACACACATTCATATCATGTTAAACATCATTTGATCATCATAGGCACGAAATAGAGTTGAATAAAACCAGCAATGTACTTTAAAACTcaaaaaccctagcttcccttatctTGCAAAAGCTAGTAGAAAAACCCCAACACTTAAGCTACAAGCACCACGGCTTGGAGAACGAATTTGGGAGCTGGAAAATAGCAGAAACAGATTCCAAATAGGTTACCATGGTGAACCCTAGCtagaatcacaaaaaaaaacaaaggagaaGAGTATGAACTGAAAATAACTTACGTGAGTGGAAGAATGAGTTGAACTCACTTGAAGGCGAATGGGTCTCAAAACCCTAGTAGAGCACTGTTGAGGGGAAAAGGAGAGTGTTTGAGAACCTGATTTTTTGAAAGTGAGTAGAGAGTGAGAGGGTTAGGCTGGTTTAGGGGCCATGGCACTTTACGAGCCAgcctaggcccaactgatttaAGACAAGCCCTTAAAAATTAAGGCAGAATAATTAGTGGGCCTTACAGGTATGGGTTGATCAATTTGGTCACCAcctttaaaaaagtttaaattacgtttcaacttttgaaaagatgtcTCGATTGGGTCTTTTTTACAGCATTAATGGCGTGTTacgtgtcaatctgtgattttttttttatatttttttttataaaaatatgttatcaCATGTTAGGTCCCtagtgtgacacgtgacattatTAGTGCCACGTCCAAAACTCTGCCATAGAGAAACGCAACTATTGTGCATTGCATTAGGGTTTGCTGTGTGATGGATTAAGGATTTTTATGCTCTTATAAATTTGATTTGGGCCAGCTAAATTGGGGTAACGTTTGAATTAAGATTTTAATCATTAGTGTTTTATTATGTATagattgaatttaaataaaaaaaaattaaataaatattttcttataactaaaattatttttaaggataaaattttaatgaatgaatgaattaatacaaaaattcaaaataataataaaatattaataattaataatgataaaatttttatattataaaaataaagaaaatctgaaataaatgtttttataatatagtatttctataaatgttataatatttttgagaTTATGTCTTTTATTATTcatcttagtttttttttaatttgattgagTCAATTACgaaagattttaattaattaatacaaaattaaaaaaaaatatcaataatttataatgataaaaatcttatattatataaaaagaacaattaaaataatttttttctataattaaaattatttgtaatgataaattaataaataaaattattttaatacaaaaattgaaaaaataagaaaagcatAATCTTTGTTTAATAAagcttattaaaaaaaaaagcatattcACAGGTGAATATACTACTATCTTTTATGCCAAGGTTGCCTAAATTCTTCCTTTTGATACCATGCACAACATGCCCGAAGAGAATATAATTCTAgaataaatcatataaaaaaaaggtagtaagttattttttttcttagattaattttgttatttatggtGAGTAAGATCTTTTTTTTGTCTATAATAGTTTTCACCGAATTTACTAATAAAGTATTATTTCACAAAACTTCATAAAAGCTAAATATATTTGAACCACCAAAAGAGCTAAtggattatattttatttgtaacttCTTGTAAAGTAAAACAATTTATACGTCTTGTCTTTAGAGTAGAACTTGGTAGATATTTTGATCAAAACTCTCGTGGTATAtcacaattttctttatttctttgaaAGTTAGGCAAATCTCTATGTTTCAACTTAAGGGATATTAACAAAACATATTGATAATttctagaaaatattttctacacTATAATAAGTGAGTTTGAATTCTTCACTTGAATAATATTTATCCACTAGAAACATTCAAgacatgagttttttttttttttaaggttttggtTAGAAATAAAGTTGAATAACATTCAACTAAATAAACTCATAAGTCTTCTTTTAAAGGTTTTGGTCAGAGATAATGCTCTATAATTTCTtgtaaatgtttttatataagACTCATCCATTCATGTGAGTCTTCGTTATGCATCCATTGAATGACCCACTGATTTCTTTTATTAACTTTGTTATTTATCCACCATAGTGATAGGCTAACTTGATTCagttcaataataaaatattatttcacaaaaaaaaaaataacacgaTTTAATCTACTGAAAGGAAGTTGAAATGGATGGGTATCTTGTTAACACAACTTTTCACATTATGAAATATGAACACTATGGAATAAGATGccattatattaatttatatcaCTTTCGTGAACAGATACACTGCAGATTTTACCCCATACCCAACATTCCGGCCACATTCACGTTTTCAGTTAATCATGCAAGCAAAAAAAATTTCCCCTAATTTCAGCAAATCCAACTTAATTTTGCAAAGAAGGTGAAAAGagaaaagtttaaattatacctttggtcctcattttcgtaataaaatattaatttgatccttttatttattttttatcttaatttgttctctatttttggaaatttgatgtaattaagtcaagtgttttttgttagtggtgtagtaatggtgttaaatggggtgaCACATGTCagcttttagattttttttttattattttttatctttttaaaatttaaaaaaaaattgtcatataTCAAGCTGACATCGTGTGCCATGTGGCAGTgatagtgtcacgtgtcactattatgccaagtatattttttcattctcaatttggtctcggtattttaatttttgtctcaatttaatcccaaattttgtaaaaattgtgcaatttcgtcctcctccaaattgaaacaaaaattaaattttatataaattttatacagatatctttattaaatttgattttttattcaaattgatatttttattatatattttcaacaaaactaagtttatttaaatttgtttcatattcaattttacttaaaattgttttaaaattttaaatttatttattttttattgttacataaactagttaatttttcttaaattatataattgttatttttacaccaactaaaatatttgtatagaaactattgaatttcacattttaaaaatatgcaattatttaaaatataaattcaaataaaaaataatattaaagtatgatgtaataaaatatcaatataatttatgaattttttttttgttattagcattattttctattaataactttaaaacaattttaaataaagtttaatgtaaaatataaattaaaataaacttaatcttgttaaaaatatttacttaaaatatcaattttgatagaaatatttatgcacatttatatagaaattaaatttggtttcaatttggagagcgacaaaattgcacaatttttacaaaaattgggactaaattgataaTAAGGAAATGACACATGACATAATAGTGACATGTGTCACTATCGCTGCCATGTGGCACGATTTCAGTTTGACACGttgcaaatttttaatttttttaaaaattcaaaaaaaaattcaaaaaatttaagaaaaattttaaaatccagaaactgacacgtgacacctcATTTAACGTCATTACTATATCATTAACGAAAATAACTTAATTacatcaaattttccaaaataaaaatcaaattaaaataaaaaataattgatagaTCAAATTAATTACGAgtaacaaaatacaaataaaaaaacaaaaacactttTCTGGACCGAAACAAAAGtgtaattatttagaaaattagagTGAGGACAACCTCGTAATAACACAAAACGTGACCACTGTGGTAACCTCTCTCACCTTTATAAAATCCCCCAAGGTGTGGTTCTCTGAAACTCACTACTACCACACCAGACTCCCCTGCCTGTGAGCCACTCTCCCTCACcagcactttctctctctagcgttttagagagagaaagatcaAGAAGCAATCTTTGGGAGGTTCggagaatggagaagatgagGTTTGCGGTGTTGATGTGTGCGGAGGATTCGGAGTACGTGAAGCAAGTGTACGGAGGGTATTCTGGGGTGTTCGTGAAAATGCTGGCGGAGGAAGGAGAGACTTGGGACGTGTACAAGGTGGCGCGTGGAGAGTTTCCGGAGGATGATGACTTGGTTCTCTACGACGGCTTTGTCATCACCGGCAGCTGTAGCGACGCACATGGAAACGACAAATGGGTTCGTGACCTTCTCGACTTGCTTAACAAACTCCACTCCATGAACAAAAAGCTCCTCGGCATTTGTTTCGGCCATCAGGTACATTCTTCTTCATCCAATCTAACACCCAAAAAtatcaactatttttttctgctttttttggaaaaaagatTAATGATTTCGAAGATCGGTGCATGAATCATGACTGGGATGAACGTGTGATCACTGATCGGAAGCAATTCgtggatattttaaaaaaccttATCTTGATTTTTCGAAATGTGCGAACATTGCGCTGGGGCAAGTGGTCCACTTTCGAAAATTAATGGGAGCATTAAAACACAGGAGTTTAAACATGTGGGTTTTGCACAGTTCTCTGTCTCCCTCACCCTTTGGCCTTTATCCTTGGATATATCCTACTACGCCCCAGATTCAAAGATTCGTTTAATAAACTTTCCGTAATAAATCGTCCCTTTAAATCGGCTACAGTAGCTTTGTCTGTTTGATCATCTTCTTCAcattttgattttcttcatGCGTCTTTCTTGTAGGGTGTACTTGATGCCTTGAAACAGTGTCAAAAGATCTGATCTTGACTACACTTTCGTCTAGCGTTTCATGTCCTCACCCGGCGATATGTCTGTGTGATTTGTAGAATAACGCTGACccagttgataaaaaaatgatttttactTGACCCAAATAAGAAagagataatgataataataataataataagttcaataaaaaataaagattctACTATTGTTGTCGGTTCTATTTATCTTCATTCTTATCACCGTTGTCCTGTAACcccaaataaatattattttcttctcttgaaGAATGTTTTACCACCTTACGCCACATCAAAGTCTCTGAAAAGTGTAATGCAtcacataataaattaattaagtagTTTGTGTATGTATAAAAATGTGACTGTGTGATAACATAGGAATGAAATAAGAAAgttgtttgtttgatttgatCAGATTCTTGGGCGTGCACTGGGAGGGAAGGTGACTCGTTCTCCCACTGGTTGGGACATTGGTGTGAGAACCGTAACATTTTCACCATCGTGGGCATTCTCGTTGTCTTCCCTTGATCTTCCACCGGGGCTTTCCATCATCAAATGTCACAGGGATGAGGTGTGTAAATTTTAGTAACAGAACATCATCAAAATCTCAGAACTAACCCATGATTTGTGTTTAGGTCCGAGAGCTACCTGAGAAGGCAGAGGTGATTGCTTGGTCGGAAAAGACAGGAATTGAAATGTTCAAGTGTGGAGACCACGTAATGGGAATCCAAGGGCACCCTGAGTATTCAAAAGACATTCTTTTGCACCTGATCGACCGTCTCATTCGAGGAAACTTCATCACAGTATGTTGATTTTCCCTTTTAAGTTAGATGAATTTTGTGTATGAGCTAATAATCATGAATTAATACATAAGGTTTGAATGATAGGATGGTGATGGTATTCAAGCAAGGGAGAGGGCTGCACTGGACCCAGATAAGGAGGCTTGGAAGAGAATGTGTGTGAACTTTTTGAAGGGTCGATTGTGACGTAGCTGgaactgaaataaaaaaaaaaaaacagaggtTTTATGAGCACACTGAAAATAGTGACATTATATGGAAGATGGTCCCTATAGATTAAAACAAGTTAAGTAGTTGTTGGCACCACTGGGTCGGTGCAATGAGTTGTGTATTTTAGTTGGCTTTGATGGGTTCCAGCCATTAGTGTTCTGTATTTAACTCGACTATCACTCAAGTCTTAAATTATAGCAATAAACTCACTCAAGTTCTAATTTTATCTCCTTTCTATTGAATTGgacttttctaaaaatatatgtttgaaatttattgaataaaaactttatgagattaaattaaagtttaaatccAAGTTTTAGTTTGCGTGAGCATATGGAAAAATGCTTTAAACGCAATTCATGCTGTTCTCATAGTGGCATGGAATGTGGGGGTTTTGGTTTTTGGCCGAAAGCTTTTGATGAGCAAGCTTCTTTTAAAAGGATCAATTTTCGTTTgttaaataactttaatttgCGAATATCGGCTTTTAGGTGCACTCTAAAAGACGCAACTTTCACGTTTATTGTTTTCTCCCTTGCAAACACCTAACTGCTTATTAAGATAAACTTTTTTTCCGTCGCAATCACGCATTTTTGTTAAGGTATATTAAACTGCTTTTATAGTACGTAATCTCAAATGCATCTAAATCATTTctgtatttttcatttcatgatTTAAGTGTGTGAAATAATTGGAATATTTTACTGTGTAAATTTTGCCCAGATCTTAGTTTAAAAactaaacgaaaaaaaaaattatgtttttcttttataaaacatttttccgTGAAAATGCATATTAACGTCTAATCTGCGGGCTAATCATGGACGGAAAGGTGCACATGTCACATGCAATATCTGCTGGGACTGAAATACTGTCTCTTGAATTCTTGGTCCCACTCactcttgtttttaattttaattttaacatatatttgataagataaatatttaaatttttttagaaaagtaatggtttttgttttttttgttttttttaagtaataatttatttttcatatatttttaattaggaatgtaatgatatattttttagggaaacattttattattctatttttttttcattttgttattaatatttcgCCAGTATTAACTTTATATTGATCTGAGTATAATCtagttgagaaaaataatatttttattttttaaaacttacgCAAATTTAATGACATTGGAGCTTCAAATTATATTATCTCTCAAGTGACGAAACATATTCTAGTTGAGAGCGATGTTACTTGAGTGTGTTATGTGAgtattatatgttattattgatttattacgCATACTATTTTGTACATATTACATGTTATTATAtcaatttgtatataaataaatccTTTTAGATTAACATAAATTTGTgaacatatattatttatgttaaaagaagttttatacaaaaaaaaaattatattcgcataatatacaaaaattataatcaatcATATCCATAattattagggttaaatatgttttttgtcatttaatttttagtgaaaattaaaattagttttttttgaaaatcttaaattaatttagtctctcaatgtaaatacgtgaatttagttcttttaatcaaattttattaagtttatttgatgtttcaaatatatttcattatagtattgtagtttgtttacattgtttgacataTTCTTCCATCAATAGTTGAGAAACATGtttgaaactttaaataaactttaaaaatattagtttaaaagactaaatccacatatttagAAGGATAAGATGAGTGATTagattggtccaaaattttcaAGAGAAACTAa contains:
- the LOC114179829 gene encoding gamma-glutamyl peptidase 5-like translates to MEKMRFAVLMCAEDSEYVKQVYGGYSGVFVKMLAEEGETWDVYKVARGEFPEDDDLVLYDGFVITGSCSDAHGNDKWVRDLLDLLNKLHSMNKKLLGICFGHQILGRALGGKVTRSPTGWDIGVRTVTFSPSWAFSLSSLDLPPGLSIIKCHRDEVRELPEKAEVIAWSEKTGIEMFKCGDHVMGIQGHPEYSKDILLHLIDRLIRGNFITDGDGIQARERAALDPDKEAWKRMCVNFLKGRL